One region of Pedosphaera parvula Ellin514 genomic DNA includes:
- the dnaJ gene encoding molecular chaperone DnaJ: MAKRDYYEVLGVERTVEFEEIKKSYRKLAVKFHPDKNPGDKAAEEKFKELGEAYEALSDPQKRAAYDQYGHAAFDPRMRGGGGGRAGGFHDPSDIFREVFGGGGGGSIFEDLFGGGRSDPTQPQRGADLRYDMEISFDEAAHGVEKEITVTKQDRCDVCNGTGAESGSKSKTCPTCGGRGQVISSRGIFSIAQTCPRCEGAGRVIEKPCKACNGAGRRERTTKIKLKIPPGVDTGSRLRSSGNGEAGLRGGTPGDLYVVLHVKPHEIFQREGDDLICDVPISFVQAALGSEIEVPTLAGKTHIKVPAGTQPGTTFRLKGKGMRNVQGFGSGDLHVRVTVEVPAHLNSAQKAKLQEFAALCDETVNPLTKGFFEKAKNLFS; encoded by the coding sequence ATGGCTAAACGAGATTATTACGAGGTGCTCGGTGTCGAGCGCACTGTCGAATTCGAGGAAATTAAAAAATCCTACCGCAAACTCGCTGTCAAATTTCATCCTGACAAAAATCCAGGCGATAAGGCGGCCGAGGAGAAATTCAAGGAACTCGGTGAAGCCTATGAGGCTCTTAGCGATCCTCAGAAGCGGGCTGCGTATGACCAATACGGCCACGCTGCATTCGATCCCCGGATGCGAGGTGGTGGTGGCGGACGCGCCGGAGGCTTCCACGATCCTTCAGATATTTTCCGTGAAGTTTTCGGCGGCGGTGGTGGCGGCAGCATTTTCGAAGACTTGTTCGGCGGTGGGCGCAGCGATCCCACCCAACCGCAGCGTGGAGCCGATCTCCGGTACGATATGGAGATTTCGTTTGATGAAGCAGCCCACGGCGTTGAAAAAGAAATTACCGTTACCAAGCAGGACCGTTGCGACGTTTGCAATGGCACTGGCGCAGAGAGCGGTTCCAAGAGCAAAACCTGCCCCACCTGTGGCGGTCGCGGTCAGGTGATCAGTTCACGTGGCATTTTCAGCATAGCCCAAACCTGCCCTCGTTGCGAAGGTGCTGGCCGGGTCATCGAGAAGCCTTGCAAAGCCTGTAATGGCGCTGGTCGCCGTGAACGTACTACCAAGATCAAATTAAAGATTCCTCCTGGTGTTGACACAGGATCGCGTCTGCGTTCTTCCGGGAATGGCGAAGCTGGACTTCGAGGCGGTACTCCCGGTGACCTCTATGTCGTCCTCCACGTCAAGCCACACGAAATATTCCAGCGTGAAGGTGACGATCTGATCTGTGATGTGCCCATTAGTTTTGTTCAGGCTGCCTTGGGATCGGAAATTGAAGTCCCAACGCTGGCAGGTAAAACTCATATCAAAGTTCCTGCTGGAACACAACCTGGCACCACCTTCCGGCTTAAAGGTAAGGGCATGAGAAACGTTCAAGGATTTGGCTCAGGAGATTTGCACGTCCGTGTAACCGTCGAGGTTCCCGCGCATCTTAACAGCGCTCAAAAAGCGAAGCTGCAGGAATTCGCCGCCTTGTGCGATGAAACCGTCAATCCTCTAACCAAGGGTTTCTTTGAAAAGGCTAAAAACCTTTTCAGTTAA
- the grpE gene encoding nucleotide exchange factor GrpE gives MPEVKPPTDMESAETQNQAKALVPEPLSPEQIEDLKTQAAKADENWQRALRTAADLDNFKKRASREKEEAIKFANESLIKRLVPVLDNFDAAMAAANQAQGGSVQSLQTGVNMILQQLKNALAESGLEEVDATGKTFDPNLHEAISQQDSTEVPEGQVLQQLRKGYKLRERLIRPASVMVAKKPAA, from the coding sequence ATGCCAGAAGTTAAACCACCAACGGACATGGAGAGTGCGGAAACTCAAAATCAAGCCAAGGCTCTGGTGCCAGAGCCATTGTCCCCTGAACAGATTGAGGATCTGAAGACTCAAGCAGCCAAAGCGGACGAGAATTGGCAACGTGCTCTCCGCACAGCCGCCGACCTGGACAACTTCAAAAAACGTGCGAGCCGCGAGAAGGAAGAGGCCATCAAGTTCGCCAACGAGTCACTCATCAAGCGACTGGTGCCAGTACTCGACAATTTCGATGCCGCCATGGCCGCAGCCAACCAAGCCCAGGGAGGGTCGGTTCAGTCGCTGCAGACTGGCGTAAACATGATCCTTCAACAACTCAAAAACGCGCTCGCTGAATCGGGTTTGGAGGAAGTGGATGCCACCGGCAAAACTTTTGATCCAAATCTCCATGAAGCCATTTCTCAACAGGACAGCACTGAAGTCCCCGAAGGACAGGTTTTGCAACAATTGCGCAAGGGGTATAAATTGCGGGAACGATTGATCCGGCCTGCCAGTGTAATGGTCGCCAAAAAACCTGCTGCTTAG
- a CDS encoding glycosyltransferase family 117 protein, which yields MSADNLKPTDKPKTAVQPPKVIVPPLFRKVDWLTFALTAIPIFIGYMLTLAPDLTLEDSGELATGSFYAGVPHPPGYPLWTIFTWVFTKLIPFSNTAYRVSIASAFSGAVACGLLSLIVSRGSSMMIESIEEFKGISRRAENAICLVSGFAAGMLLGFNGYMWSQCVIVEVYPFSVMSLMGMVCCLLRWIYAPQQRRYLYWAWILFGICFTNHQTLIVAAMGLEIAILAAQPKLGRDLALANSVVYLIGLVALSTKLLGDFQPNQMVLIIYHIVGVSSIITCGWLTLTTKKLGTEILPVIIMFSLFVVGAALYLWMPISSMSNPPMNWGYPRTVEGFIHALTRGQYEKTNPTNFFNDPQRFFIQLGMYFDGAQEEFNYVSLLIALVPFFFFLKMQRRERAWLIGLIGLWSCLAILLMILLNPTPDRATRELIRVFFTASYTVIAIFVGYGLTLIAASLITNYQRFRLWALAGGALAAALALYSLSTTTSTIFGNVPDMNGIQQFFYAIKKAFAPNQYGLPIFGGLILIGLAVLFTILCLVSVKKPLLPVALGIFALLPLNSILSHWSDNEQRGHLFGYWFGHDMFTPPFSIYPEMTKNAVLFGGTDPGRFCPTYMIFCESFIPPRCKPLDPKFDRRDVYIITQNALADGTYLEYIRAQYNRSTQIDPPFFQELLRSKKEKEDNYKTNILAGLAYNVLDKPFLRLGAKIEAQRRAEGVYPPNEIYTPTPKDSEQCFQEYLGDAQRRYAHDEQRPNEAKQIKPGEDVRVIENRVQVSGQVAVMSINGLLTKTIFEHNTNNEFFVEESFPLDWMYPYLTPFGIIMKINRQPLAEFSADIIKKDHDFWAKYSERLTGNVVTNETSVKDIAAFIEKVYLERDFNGFKGDRKFVRDDQGQKAFSKLRSSIGGIYAWRANNSPLGTPDHERMLKEADFAFRQAFAFCPYSPEAVFRYVQLLASQNKPEKLDDAILVASTCLKLDPYNTQVEGLVKQLKEIRKGGYTMAPPQNAPQPTANIPALEKEWAANPVNFQVGFNLAVAYLQTQQNDKAFQILDQILNSPKADANAVLSVARLYAQLANSPKLEIALEKLAKMEPDSPEASYDLAAMKTAVDKPEEAIQALRNALAANAKRLAKDPKATNLSITAKNDPRFDKLRKNPEFLKLVDSK from the coding sequence ATGAGTGCTGATAATTTAAAACCTACTGACAAACCCAAAACAGCAGTACAGCCGCCTAAGGTGATTGTGCCGCCGCTGTTTCGTAAAGTCGATTGGCTGACTTTCGCCCTTACCGCCATCCCAATTTTTATTGGGTATATGCTGACCTTGGCGCCCGACCTGACACTTGAAGATTCTGGCGAGTTGGCTACTGGCTCCTTTTACGCCGGGGTTCCCCATCCTCCTGGTTATCCTCTCTGGACTATTTTCACCTGGGTTTTTACCAAGCTTATTCCTTTCTCAAACACTGCCTATCGAGTCTCGATTGCTTCTGCTTTCTCCGGGGCGGTAGCTTGCGGACTGCTCTCCCTGATCGTTTCTCGAGGCAGTAGCATGATGATCGAAAGTATCGAAGAATTTAAGGGCATTTCCCGCCGGGCGGAAAACGCCATCTGCCTGGTTTCCGGTTTTGCAGCAGGCATGCTTCTCGGTTTTAACGGATACATGTGGAGCCAGTGCGTCATTGTCGAGGTATATCCCTTCAGCGTGATGTCCCTCATGGGCATGGTTTGCTGTCTTTTGCGATGGATTTATGCTCCGCAGCAACGGCGCTACCTTTACTGGGCATGGATTCTCTTCGGGATTTGCTTTACCAACCATCAAACTCTCATTGTGGCAGCCATGGGTCTTGAAATCGCAATTCTTGCTGCTCAACCCAAACTCGGACGAGATCTGGCCCTCGCCAACTCCGTGGTCTACCTCATTGGGTTGGTTGCCTTGAGCACAAAGCTGCTCGGTGATTTCCAACCCAATCAAATGGTATTAATCATTTACCACATCGTAGGCGTTTCCTCGATCATCACCTGCGGTTGGCTGACGCTTACCACGAAAAAACTCGGCACTGAAATACTGCCGGTGATCATCATGTTCAGCCTCTTTGTAGTTGGCGCCGCCCTTTATCTCTGGATGCCCATCTCTTCCATGTCCAATCCCCCTATGAACTGGGGCTATCCTCGTACCGTTGAAGGTTTCATTCATGCCCTGACCCGTGGTCAGTATGAAAAGACCAACCCAACCAATTTCTTCAACGACCCTCAGCGGTTTTTCATCCAGCTCGGCATGTATTTTGATGGAGCCCAGGAAGAATTTAACTACGTCAGTTTATTAATCGCACTGGTTCCCTTCTTCTTCTTCTTGAAAATGCAGAGGCGTGAACGGGCCTGGCTGATTGGTCTTATTGGTCTCTGGTCATGCCTGGCTATCCTCCTGATGATCTTGCTGAATCCAACTCCGGATCGCGCCACTCGCGAACTGATCCGCGTGTTCTTTACTGCATCTTATACCGTGATTGCCATATTCGTTGGCTACGGTTTGACGCTCATTGCGGCCTCCTTGATCACAAATTATCAGCGTTTTCGATTGTGGGCTCTGGCAGGAGGCGCACTGGCAGCCGCATTGGCCCTGTATTCCCTCTCAACCACCACCTCGACCATCTTTGGCAATGTGCCGGACATGAATGGAATTCAGCAGTTCTTCTATGCCATAAAGAAAGCATTTGCACCGAACCAGTATGGCCTGCCTATTTTTGGCGGACTGATCCTGATCGGTTTGGCAGTTCTTTTCACAATATTGTGTTTGGTGTCAGTCAAAAAACCACTACTGCCGGTTGCTTTGGGAATTTTTGCCCTCCTCCCTCTCAATTCCATTCTCTCGCATTGGTCTGACAATGAGCAGCGTGGACATCTTTTCGGCTATTGGTTCGGGCACGATATGTTCACGCCGCCTTTTAGCATTTACCCCGAAATGACTAAGAATGCGGTTTTGTTCGGTGGCACTGATCCCGGCCGTTTTTGTCCTACTTATATGATTTTTTGCGAGAGCTTTATCCCCCCTCGCTGCAAACCTCTGGATCCTAAATTTGATCGTCGCGACGTTTATATCATCACTCAAAACGCGCTCGCGGATGGCACCTACCTTGAGTATATCCGTGCCCAATACAACCGCAGCACGCAGATTGATCCTCCATTCTTCCAGGAATTGTTGCGTTCGAAAAAGGAAAAGGAAGACAATTATAAAACGAACATTCTAGCTGGCCTCGCTTATAATGTCCTGGATAAACCGTTTCTGCGCTTGGGCGCAAAAATTGAAGCCCAGCGCCGCGCTGAAGGTGTATATCCTCCCAATGAAATCTACACTCCGACACCAAAGGACTCAGAACAATGCTTCCAGGAGTATCTGGGAGACGCCCAGCGCCGGTATGCTCATGACGAGCAGCGTCCTAATGAGGCAAAACAGATAAAACCGGGGGAGGACGTTCGGGTCATCGAAAATCGTGTTCAGGTTTCAGGCCAGGTCGCTGTAATGTCCATCAACGGCCTGCTGACCAAGACTATATTTGAGCACAATACTAATAATGAGTTCTTTGTCGAAGAGAGTTTTCCTCTGGACTGGATGTATCCCTACCTTACTCCCTTTGGCATCATCATGAAGATCAACCGACAGCCCCTGGCTGAATTCTCGGCTGACATCATCAAGAAAGACCATGATTTCTGGGCTAAATATTCAGAACGCCTTACCGGAAACGTGGTTACCAACGAGACGTCAGTCAAGGACATCGCTGCCTTTATTGAAAAGGTTTATCTCGAGCGCGATTTCAATGGATTTAAAGGAGATCGTAAATTCGTTCGTGATGACCAGGGACAAAAAGCCTTTTCGAAGCTCCGTAGTTCCATTGGCGGAATTTATGCCTGGAGAGCCAACAATTCACCACTGGGAACCCCGGACCACGAGCGCATGCTGAAGGAAGCCGACTTTGCTTTCCGCCAAGCCTTTGCTTTTTGTCCATACAGTCCAGAGGCCGTGTTTCGGTACGTTCAACTATTAGCCAGTCAAAACAAGCCGGAAAAATTGGATGATGCCATTTTGGTTGCGAGTACCTGCTTGAAACTCGATCCTTACAACACACAGGTGGAAGGTCTGGTTAAGCAGCTCAAGGAAATTAGGAAGGGCGGTTATACCATGGCTCCTCCGCAGAATGCTCCTCAACCCACAGCAAACATTCCGGCTTTGGAAAAAGAATGGGCAGCCAACCCTGTAAATTTCCAAGTCGGATTCAACCTTGCGGTTGCCTACCTGCAGACCCAACAGAACGACAAGGCATTCCAAATTCTGGACCAGATTCTGAATAGTCCCAAAGCTGACGCCAACGCAGTCCTTTCTGTCGCCAGATTATATGCTCAGCTTGCGAACTCTCCCAAATTGGAAATTGCGCTGGAAAAACTTGCAAAAATGGAGCCGGACTCCCCGGAAGCATCCTATGACCTCGCCGCGATGAAAACCGCGGTCGATAAGCCTGAGGAAGCCATTCAGGCATTACGTAATGCCTTGGCCGCGAACGCTAAACGGTTGGCAAAAGACCCTAAAGCCACCAATCTCTCAATTACTGCCAAAAATGATCCTCGGTTTGATAAACTACGGAAAAATCCGGAATTTCTGAAACTTGTCGATTCAAAGTAG
- a CDS encoding RNA polymerase sigma factor — MSGNSNIWCQKIYEAKASGLILYGRALGLSHSEAEDVLQETFLALIHKEEIPKEPEYYCLRSFRNRALNYRRGLWRRLKRELESHHWFEKSSTESPHERAAMKCLAELPTEQREVIVLKIWNQHTFEEIANLFNLSPNTVAGRYRYGLQKLRVCLKGENYERLESIGEGVAIMDSPSALG; from the coding sequence GTGAGCGGTAATAGCAACATCTGGTGTCAGAAGATTTATGAGGCTAAAGCCTCAGGGTTAATCCTTTATGGTCGCGCCTTAGGTCTCTCTCACAGCGAAGCTGAAGACGTGCTTCAGGAGACCTTTCTGGCCTTGATCCATAAAGAGGAGATCCCCAAGGAACCGGAGTACTACTGCCTTCGCAGTTTTCGCAACCGTGCTCTTAATTACCGCCGAGGTCTCTGGCGCCGATTGAAACGTGAACTGGAATCACATCATTGGTTCGAAAAGAGTTCGACGGAATCACCACATGAGCGCGCAGCCATGAAATGTCTCGCGGAACTGCCAACGGAGCAGCGCGAAGTAATTGTTTTAAAGATCTGGAATCAACATACTTTCGAAGAAATTGCCAACCTGTTCAACCTATCACCGAATACCGTCGCCGGAAGGTATCGTTATGGTTTGCAGAAGCTTAGAGTCTGCTTGAAAGGAGAAAATTATGAACGACTGGAGTCAATTGGAGAAGGAGTTGCAATCATGGATTCCCCGTCCGCCCTCGGATAA